The Parambassis ranga chromosome 1, fParRan2.1, whole genome shotgun sequence genome includes a region encoding these proteins:
- the ppm1kb gene encoding protein phosphatase Mn(2+)-dependent 1K, translating to MSLACLVHLARCSGPNVVRSGLFRMTPSFQHDCHLQFPDIRRHLYSPSDKRHSNTRFDADSSGRPTTWDSFGIWDNRIDEPILLPPSIRYGKPIPKVSLSKVGCASLIGQRKDNEDRFQVSQITDNILYFAVFDGHGGPEAADFCEKYMQKFILDLVAEEENLELVLTKAFLEVDKALVKHLHFYPNVPGMNAGTTATVALLRDGIELVVASVGDSRAMLCRKGKALRLTVDHTPERKDEKERIKKSGGFITWNSLGQPNVNGRLAMTRSIGDFDLKNMGVIAEPETKRVSLHHAHDSFLALTTDGVNFIMNSQEICNVINQCNDPKEAAQRISDQALQYGSEDNSTIIVVPFGAWGKAKSSDTSFSFSRSFVSSGRWA from the exons ATGTCATTAGCCTGCCTTGTGCACCTGGCAAGGTGCAGTGGTCCAAATGTGGTTCGTAGCGGTCTCTTTCGGATGACCCCTTCATTTCAGCACGACTGTCATCTCCAGTTTCCAGACATCCGCAGACACCTCTACAGCCCTTCAGACAAACGACACAGCAACACACGTTTTGATGCAGACAGCAGTGGCCGTCCCACTACTTGGGATTCATTTGGTATCTGGGATAATCGTATTGATGAGCCTATCCTGCTGCCTCCCAGCATTCGATATGGCAAGCCCATTCCCAAAGTTAGCCTATCAAAAGTAGGCTGTGCCTCACTCATTGGTCAACGCAAAGACAATGAAGATCGCTTCCAGGTCTCTCAGATAACCGACAACATACTCTACTTTGCTGTGTTTGATGGGCATGGTGGACCAGAAGCAGCTGACTTTTGTGAAAAATACATGCAGAAATTCATCTT GGACCTtgtggcagaagaagaaaatctgGAGTTAGTTTTAACAAAAGCCTTCCTTGAAGTTGACAAAGCTCTTGTAAAGCACTTACACTTCTATCCAAATG TACCCGGGATGAATGCAGGAACCACAGCCACAGTGGCCCTACTGAGAGACGGCATTGAGCTGGTGGTCGCAAGTGTGGGTGACAGCCGCGCCATGCTGTGCCGCAAGGGCAAGGCCCTCAGACTCACTGTTGACCACACTCCTGAGAGGAAGGATGAAAAAGAGAG GATAAAGAAGAGTGGAGGGTTTATTACATGGAATAGTCTGGGACAACCAAATGTCAATGGCAGGTTAGCAATGACACGCAGCATTGGAGACTTTGATCTGAAGAACATGGGAGTCATCGCCGAGCCTGAGACCAAAAGAGTATCG TTGCACCATGCGCATGACTCCTTCCTGGCCCTGACTACAGATGGCGTTAACTTCATTATGAACAGCCAGGAGATTTGCAATGTTATCAACCAGTGTAATGACCCCAAAGAGGCCGCTCAGAGAATATCTGATCAG gCTCTTCAGTATGGTTCAGAGGACAACAGCACAATCATTGTGGTGCCATTTGGCGCCTGGGGGAAGGCCAAGAGTTCAGACACAAGTTTCTCCTTCAGCAGAAGCTTTGTGTCCAGTGGTCGGTGGGCGTAG